The following are encoded together in the Phaseolus vulgaris cultivar G19833 chromosome 9, P. vulgaris v2.0, whole genome shotgun sequence genome:
- the LOC137822621 gene encoding group 2 truncated hemoglobin 3-1-like: MQSLQQKASEWSGISIDDAFAIDDADLFHTLGFQTFVTLSTNFYNRVYDDDEEWFRSIFGNSEKEKAIQNQYEFLVQRMGGPPLYSQRRGHPALIARHRPFPLTHEAAERWLHHMAQALESTSAIDDDSKIKLTNFFRHTAYFLVAGVEVKDQNHHTPCKDAAQHPCKNF; encoded by the exons ATGCAGAGTCTGCAACAGAAGGCCTCTGAATGGAGTGGAATTTCCATAGATGATGCTTTTGCTATTGACGACGCCGATTTGTTTCACACTCTCGGCTTCCAAACCTTCGTTACGCTCTCTACCAATTTCTACAACAg GGtatatgatgatgatgaagagtGGTTTCGTTCAATATTTGGAAATTCAGAGAAGGAAAAGGCAATTCAGAACCAGTACGAGTTCCTCGTCCAGAGGATGGGAGGTCCTCCTCTCTATTCTCAAAGAAGAG GGCACCCTGCTCTAATTGCTAGACATCGACCTTTTCCTTTGACGCATGAAGCTGCAGAGAGGTGGTTACATCATATGGCACAAGCATTGGAGAGTACCTCAGCTATAGATGATGATTCAAAGATCAAACTCACGAACTTTTTCAG GCACACTGCATATTTCCTTGTGGCTGGAGTTGAGGTTAAGGATCAAAACCATCACACACCATGCAAGGATGCTGCCCAACACCCATGTaaaaacttttag